The following are encoded together in the Daucus carota subsp. sativus chromosome 5, DH1 v3.0, whole genome shotgun sequence genome:
- the LOC108222470 gene encoding chloroplast envelope quinone oxidoreductase homolog, with protein sequence MADDEVKKEHINAIVNEIKKDEHVKVETAAAVAEEAKDQEKKEEKKAEEKEVKEKEEEKKAEEEKKNEATKEPKKEQKKMKAIQYSSYGGGASALKHVEIPVPIPKKDEVLIKTLAVSINPVDLKVQSGLFRPLYPKAFPCVPSSDIAGEVVEVGFEVKNFKAGDKVVAMLNAFVGGGLAEYVVAKESMTVQRPPEMTPAEAAGLPVAGLAAYQALTVHAGIKLDGSASETNILVTAASGGVGLFAVQLAKLGNIHVTATCGARNIELVKSLGADEVLDYKTPEGAALKSPSGKKYNAIIQCAPPIPWSTFASNLTSHGKVIELTPGPKAYWAYAVKKVTFSKKQLVPMFVAPKLDHFAFLVKTMKEGKLKTVIDSRFPFSKTEEAWAKSAEGHATGKIIVEFE encoded by the exons ATGGCTGATGATGAGGTGaaaaaagaacatataaacGCTATTGTGAATGAAATTAAGAAGGATGAGCATGTAAAGGTAGAAACTGCAGCTGCAGTGGCCGAAGAGGCTAAAGATCaggaaaagaaagaagagaagaagGCGGAAGAGAAGGAAGTGAAGGAGAAGGAAGAAGAGAAGAAGGCGGAGGAAGAGAagaagaatgaagctactaagGAACCAAAAAAGGAACAGAAGAAGATGAAAGCAATTCAATACAGTTCATACGGTGGAGGTGCAAGTGCATTGAAG CATGTTGAGATTCCAGTCCCTATTCCAAAGAAGGACGAGGTTTTGATAAAAACACTTGCAGTATCAATCAATCCAGTTGATTTGAAAGTGCAAAGCGGTTTGTTTAGGCCACTTTACCCAAAGGCATTTCCCTGTGTACCTT CAAGTGATATAGCAGGAGAGGTTGTTGAAGTTGGATTTGAGGTGAAAAACTTTAAAGCTGGCGACAAAGTAGTGGCAATGCTTAACGCCTTT GTTGGAGGTGGACTAGCTGAATATGTTGTCGCTAAGGAAAGCATGACAGTTCAGAGGCCGCCTGAAATGACACCAGCTGAAGCCGCTGGCTTACCTGTTGCAGGACTTGCAGCTTACCAGGCACTGACTGTACATGCTGGAATCAAGCTCGATGGAAGTGCTTCAGAGACAAATATTCTTGTCACAGCTGCTTCAGGAGGTGTTGGTCTCTTTGCAGTTCAGTTAGCAAAACTAGGAAACATACACGTGACAGCTACTTGTGGTGCTCGGAACATAGAATTGGTCAAGAGTCTAGGCGCAGATGAGGTTCTTGATTATAAAACACCAGAAGGGGCAGCTTTAAAGAGCCCATCAGGCAAGAAATACAATGCCATAATCCAGTGTGCTCCACCAATTCCCTGGTCGACTTTTGCATCCAATTTGACTTCTCACGGGAAGGTAATTGAATTGACTCCTGGACCCAAGGCATATTGGGCTTATGCTGTGAAGAAAGTTACCTTCTCTAAGAAACAGCTGGTGCCAATGTTTGTCGCTCCCAAACTTGATCATTTTGCTTTTCTTGTTAAGACGATGAAGGAAGGGAAGCTTAAGACAGTGATTGACTCAAGATTTCCCTTTAGCAAAACAGAAGAAGCCTGGGCTAAGAGTGCTGAAGGTCATGCCACTGGAAAAATAATCGTTGAATTTGAATAA
- the LOC108222080 gene encoding uncharacterized protein LOC108222080 — translation MATIARTKKVTDPLDDKVKARIFGFSSGSEHSAHNEDIDDSPCLSNLLCGFLDAQDHVTIKDSQQNENDSDSEDIIDHHISNADVENLKQASRSENSDHFRNVLASQVSKAIEIFWFVNSNGSLLRRNVMAFLRSGGYNAGICKTRWESCGGLTGGNYEFIDVLKSNDPRSDRYFIDLNFSVEFEIARPTREYELMVQTLPKVFVGKCDQLKTILKIISDGTRKSIRSRGLHLPPWRKNRFMQMKWFGQYRRTVNLIPASVSCPDKQMVKCRSVGFDAVNTRTLITRTR, via the coding sequence ATGGCGACCATTGCGAGAACCAAGAAGGTCACTGATCCTCTCGACGATAAAGTCAAAGCCAGAATCTTCGGCTTCAGCAGCGGAAGTGAGCACAGCGCTCACAACGAGGACATCGATGATTCCCCTTGCTTATCCAATCTCCTCTGCGGATTTCTCGACGCACAAGACCACGTCACCATAAAAGACTCACAGCAAAATGAAAACGATTCTGATTCCGAAGATATCATCGATCATCATATTAGCAATGCCGATGTCGAGAATTTGAAACAGGCTAGTAGGAGCGAAAACAGTGATCATTTCAGGAATGTACTTGCGAGTCAAGTTTCGAAAGCAATCGAGATTTTTTGGTTCGTAAATTCGAACGGATCGCTTTTGAGGAGAAATGTTATGGCATTTCTACGAAGCGGCGGTTATAATGCGGGAATTTGTAAGACGAGATGGGAGAGTTGCGGAGGACTCACTGGTGGAAACTACGAGTTTATCGATGTGTTGAAATCAAATGATCCGAGGAGTGATCGGTACTTTATCGATCTTAATTTTTCGGTTGAATTCGAAATTGCGAGGCCGACTCGTGAGTATGAGCTGATGGTGCAGACATTGCCTAAGGTCTTTGTTGGAAAATGTGATCAGCTAAAAACGATTTTGAAAATAATCAGTGACGGAACTAGAAAGTCGATCAGGAGTCGAGGACTGCACCTCCCCCCGTGGCGAAAAAATCGGTTTATGCAGATGAAGTGGTTCGGACAGTACCGTCGGACTGTTAATTTGATCCCAGCGAGTGTTTCTTGTCCGGACAAACAAATGGTGAAATGTAGGTCGGTAGGCTTTGACGCCGTGAATACCCGGACGTTAATTACTCGTACAAGATAG